A portion of the Paenibacillus hamazuiensis genome contains these proteins:
- a CDS encoding alpha/beta-type small acid-soluble spore protein: MGAGQSRSSNVLVVPQANQALDQLKYEVAQELGIAIPQDGYYGNMATRDTGAIGGHITRRLVQIAEQTLAGQFK, from the coding sequence AGGACAATCCCGCAGCAGCAACGTATTGGTTGTTCCTCAAGCGAACCAGGCTTTGGACCAACTGAAGTACGAGGTAGCTCAAGAGCTGGGTATTGCTATCCCGCAAGATGGTTACTACGGTAACATGGCTACCCGCGACACCGGTGCAATCGGTGGTCACATCACTCGTCGCCTGGTGCAAATCGCTGAGCAAACGCTGGCAGGCCAATTCAAATAA
- a CDS encoding lytic transglycosylase domain-containing protein codes for MSFWRKKRVFAVLLLSFLLILFYSSPFLSRLLYPIKYKQEILQNAAKYDMDPFLIAAIIRVETNFQPNMTSRKGAYGLMQLMPETAEWILEKGRFSPEWIHQLDKPEVNIEIGSWYLNWLHKQFNGNDYAAIAGYNAGQGKVAKWMQNGEWDGTLEQIEQIPYGETRHYLQRVLYYYKKYHKIYADDFSGVRDTLKKEASVMTPSRGS; via the coding sequence TTTCGCTGTTCTGCTGCTGTCCTTTCTGCTCATCTTGTTTTATTCCAGCCCGTTTTTAAGCAGGCTGCTGTATCCGATCAAATATAAGCAGGAAATTTTACAAAATGCGGCGAAGTATGACATGGATCCTTTTCTGATCGCCGCGATTATCCGCGTGGAAACGAATTTTCAGCCGAACATGACGTCTCGAAAGGGCGCATACGGCTTGATGCAGCTTATGCCGGAAACGGCGGAGTGGATTTTGGAAAAAGGCCGGTTTTCACCGGAATGGATCCATCAGTTGGACAAGCCCGAGGTGAACATTGAAATCGGGTCGTGGTATTTAAACTGGCTGCATAAGCAGTTTAACGGCAACGATTACGCGGCCATCGCCGGCTATAATGCCGGTCAGGGGAAAGTGGCCAAATGGATGCAAAACGGCGAATGGGACGGCACGCTCGAGCAAATCGAGCAAATCCCGTACGGGGAGACGCGGCATTATTTGCAGCGCGTGCTTTATTATTATAAAAAGTATCACAAAATTTATGCAGACGATTTCTCCGGAGTCCGGGATACGTTAAAAAAAGAAGCATCGGTCATGACTCCTTCAAGGGGGTCATGA